The sequence CCTGCCCCCAGGCGCCGTTGTTGAACAGAGCGTCCAGGGTGCCGCCGCTCCATGCCAGCACCTGTTCGACGGCGGCCTGAATGCTGGCCGGATCGTCCAGGTCCAGCCGCACCGCCTCGAAGCCCTCGTCCTGCAGCCGTTCGACATCCTCCGGTTTGCGCGCCGAGGCGAACACCCGGTAGCCGCGTTCCTTCAGGGCCTTGGCGGTGACGTAACCGATGCCGCTGGAGCAGCCGGTGATGAGAACGGTATCGACAGGTCGTTTGCTCACGGAGGTTTCCTCGTAGTGTTCAGGCTTTGGGCAGGGTGACCCCGGTCTGGCCCTGATACTTGCCGCCGCGGTCGGCATAGGAGGTTTCGCATTCCTCGTCGGACTCCAGAAAGATCATCTGGGCCACCCCCTCATGGGCGTAGATCTTGGCCGGCAGCGGGGTGGTGTTGGAAAATTCCAGGGTGACGTGACCTTCCCATTCCGGTTCCAGAGGCGTGATATTTACGATCACGCCGCATCTGGCGTAAGTGGACTTTCCCATACAAATTGTAAGTATATTGCGCGGAATTCGAAAATACTCCACCGTCCGCGCCAGGGCGAAGGAGTTGGGCGGGATGATGCAGACGTCGGATTTGACGTCCACGAAACTGGCCGGGTCAAAGTCCTTGGGATCGACGATGGTGGAGTTGATGTTGGTGAACACCTTGAATTCGTCGGCGCAGCGCACGTCGTAGCCGTAGCTGGAGGTGCCGAAGGAGATGACCCGCCGGCCTTCGAGCGCAGAAATCAGGTTGGGCTCGAAAGGCTCGATCATGCCGTGTTCCTCGGCCATGCGGCGGATCCAGCGGTCGGATTTGATCGTCATCGGGCCGCCTCCACCACGATGTCGCCGAACTTGCCGGCCATGTCTTTGGGGCGCAGGGACAGCTGCGCCGCAGCCCGGCGGGCGATCTCCCGGTAACGGGCGGCGAGGGGGCCGCCGGCGTCCGCCACCACCGTGGGCCGGCCGCTGTCGGTCTGCTCGCGGATGCCGGCGTCCAGCGGCAGCTGCCCCAGTAGCGGCACGCCGTATTTCCGCGCCATCTTCTCGCCGCCGCCCTCGCCGAAAACCGGCTCCGTGTGGCCGCACTGACTGCACACGTGCAGGCTCATGTTCTCGACGATGCCCAGCACCGGCACCTTGACCTTTTCGAACATCTTCAGCCCCTTCATGGCGTCGAGCAGGGCGATGTCCTGGGGGGTGGTGACGATGACCGCGCCGGCGACCGGGATCTGCTGGGTGAGGGTCAGATGAATGTCGCCGGTGCCGGGGGGCAGATCGACGATCAGATAATCCA comes from Methylomarinovum tepidoasis and encodes:
- the dcd gene encoding dCTP deaminase, yielding MTIKSDRWIRRMAEEHGMIEPFEPNLISALEGRRVISFGTSSYGYDVRCADEFKVFTNINSTIVDPKDFDPASFVDVKSDVCIIPPNSFALARTVEYFRIPRNILTICMGKSTYARCGVIVNITPLEPEWEGHVTLEFSNTTPLPAKIYAHEGVAQMIFLESDEECETSYADRGGKYQGQTGVTLPKA